The DNA region CTAGTGTTTTTGGGATGGGGTTCTAGTGTTTATGAGGTGGGGTTCTGGTATTTCTGCACTCAACCTCAAAGCAGTGTAGGCAATGATTAAGGACTGTTTTTGATGCAAATTTCGACAAACAAAAACTGCACTCAAAAGGCAATATCAATGTCTTTTGATAAAGATAGACTAATAAATTGGAAAAAACAATTAAATGTTATGAAAGTAAATTAGATTTACATAACATATAGAGGAGATTAAAAATAATGGTAAAAATTATGCATAGATACAGAATTTATGCCCAATAAACAATAGTCAGCAATTACAAATGGTAAAATATAAGTATGGCAATCTAGCTTTCTGCTGAAGTGAGAATTAATGGGAACATCTGATAAAGGTTCTTCCTAAACTTTCATATTTTGTGATTTAGTTAGAATACATAGTATATGCACTCATTGAGACTAAACTGCAAATAAAATACACAAGAGCTTATTGTTATAAGTAAATACTCTGTACTAAGATTTAGGATTTTAGGAGTTAAATAATGCGGATTGCTCAAGACATAACAGAACTGATTGGACGAACTCCTTTAGTTCAACTGAACAAGATTCCTCAAGCTGAGGGAGTAGTAGCAAGGATAGTTGTCAAATTAGAAGGGATGAACCCAGCAGCTTCGGTGAAAGACCGCATTGGCTTGAGTATGGTACTTTCAGCAGAAGCTGCTGGCTCAATTTCCCCTGGAAAAACCATTTTAGTTGAGCCTACCTCTGGTAATACAGGTATTGCTCTAGCGATGGTAGCAGCAGCGCGTGGCTATCGTTTGATTTTGACAATGCCAGAAACAATGAGCCAAGAACGACGGGCCATGCTCAGGGCTTATGGTGCTTCTTTGGAGTTAACACCAGGCGTTGAGGGAATGCGGGGAGCTATTCGCAAAGCCGAAGAAATTGTGGCTAATACTCCTGATGCTTTTATGCTGCAACAGTTCCGCAACCCTGCTAATCCCAAGGTTCACCAGGAAACCACCGCAGAAGAAATTTGGACAGATACAGACGGGGAAGTAGATATTGTCATTGCTGGGGTAGGTACTGGTGGAACGATTACTGGGGTTGCAGAAGTACTCAAACAGCGTAAGAAGACTTTTAAAGCGATCGCAGTTGAACCCAGCAACAGCCCAGTTCTCTCCGGCGGTGAAGCCGGGCCACACAAAATTCAAGGTATTGGTGCCGGATTTATCCCCGATGTTCTCCGCCTAGAATTGGTTGATGAAGTAATTAGAGTCAGCGATGAACAAGCGATCGCTTATGGACGACGTTTAGCAAAAGAAGAAGGCTTATTATCTGGCATATCCTCTGGTGCAGCTTTGTGCGCTGCAATTCAAGTAGGTAAACGTCCAGAAAATGCCGGGCGGTTAATCGTGATGATTCAGCCTTCTTTTGGCGAACGTTATCTCAGCACCCCCATGTTTCAAGATTTGTCCTTAGAAACTGCTAGCGTGCGTTAAGAAAAGCAAGAAGATATCTAAAAAGTTAGGAGCGAGAAGATTTGTGACTTCTGGCTCCTAAACTATATTTATCATACTATGTAAATTTTATTACTTAATTTAACTGTTTATTTAAGTATATACTTTAATGCTATCTTTATGCGATTGTTAGTCAAATCGCAATAATATTTCACAAAAAAATGATAATTTAATCTATCTTAAGATAGATTTTAAAAACCCTCGGTAACAAATATGCTGTTACTACTAGCGTTTTGTGTTCCTGATTAATCGTTCCTGATAGATCATTTGTAAAGTAAATCTTAAGTGCTCAACTGATATATATTTTTCAGTTCTGTTTATGTTTAGGTTAGTGTATCCAACAAAGTTAAATAAATGTTGTATTTTGCTTTGTGATAGTCAAAGTCATCTTTATGCTGGGAAACCATCTAGCACAGGTCGGCGGAAATAAACCTACCATTTCATTACAGCCGAAAAGCCTATAATTAAAGACTTTTGATTTTTGACTTCCGCCTTGCGGTACTAGCCGCCTGTCTTCCTAAACTAGATACGCTTAATAATTACTTTACAAGTAGTCAAAGTGATCTTTGTTGAGAGCGATCGTTTTAGATTATTCTCCAGTATTTTGTAGAACACACTTAGTATTTAATACTACTAAAAATAATGAGAAATTCATTCTTTCTTAAGAGTGCATCTGCTATATCTCTGCTTGTTTTTACTGCCATTCCAGCAGCTCATGCTCAGGTTCCTAATCAGCCAGATAATGTACGCTTTAACCCTAAAGATACTTTCACGAATCCCCAGTTTCCAACAATCCTAGACGATTCGCAGATTGTTGCTCCTACTGCTCCCAACTGGGTGATCCCCCAGAATCCGGTGAGAAAATTTGACAAGTTTATCCTTCCTCCACCGCCCTCTAATACCTCTGCCCAAACCGCAGATGAACTAAGGGAATTGAACCAATTGGCAGCTACTCGTACCAATCCTAATACGATCAAAGTTATTAGTCGTTGGAATTTTGACCCACCTGCTTCAAACTACAACTACTATTTTGACCATTTAGTTCAACTTTATAAATACAGTCCACCCTTGGCAGCGCGTTGTAGCGCCATGCTGAACGAAGGCATCTATGCTGGGCTTTTAGCTGCCTGGTACAACAAATTCATGTACCTGCGTCCCCGCCCGGATCAAGTAACTAATTATACTTTTCAAGCTGCTAATCCCATAATGCCCACACCTTACCACCCGGCTTACCCCTCTGGTCACTCCACTTCTGCTGGTGTCTTTATGGCTGTGGGGCCGGCATGTTTTCCTGAAGAACCAGTAGAGAATTTCGTTGCCTTGGGTAGAGAAGCCTCCCTTTCCCGCAGACAAGGAGGTGTACACTACTACTCTGACTCAGTAGCTGGTGAAGCCTTGGGGTATACCATTGGTAGTGCAGTAGTGAGAGGTTATAGAGACGACGCTTCCCCACTCGGTGGCAATACTGCCGCTTCTGTGTATAGTCGTCCACCGTCGTTTAATTCTAATGGTACGGCGACTACTACCCTTGTACAAAAGAAAGCCACCATTACTGTAGGGCCACAATTGAGTTCAGACCCAGGTAATCCTGGCAAGCAGAGGATTATCTTGGCGCCCATAAGGCCGAACGGACAGTTTTCAAATGCTCCTGTGGTACAGAATTCACCTAATTCACTGTTCAATATCCCAGCAAGTAGTACAACACAGCTTGGCCCTGTTGCACCAACAACTGTTAACCCGACTGGAACAGGAAACAACGCCCCAGCTACTTTCTCTGATCCAAACCCAGCCCCTAGTTTCTTTATCATAAATGATTCTGGGCCTCTAGCTCCATTAAATCAGGTAGATTCTGCTCCCTCAAACAAATAAAATAAACTTCCCAAAGCATTGGTTTAGAAGTCCTTCAAAATTAGCTGTTGTGTATGTAAATTAAATACACAACAGTTTAAATCTGCTTCATGTATTTGAAGTGATTGGGCTTTGAGTCAGGGCCCTTTATTAATTACCAATATAGCGGTGCTTATCAAGGTGAACTACAGCTTTATTTACTATCATGCCATTACAAGAGTTTATTCCAGTGAAATTGCCTCTTCAGCTATGCGTTGTAGCATTTAGTCTTACAGCTACCGCTACACCCTTAATAGCTCAAACTCCTAACCCCAGACAGAATCAAGTTCACACTGAATCCCAAGGAGATAACAAACCTTCCTTTTTGCCGAAAATCCTTAGTGATATTAAGATTAAGCGTCAACCTCTGAAATCTAGCCTGTTATACGAAGGTATGACTCAAGCTGAGGTAGAAAAGGTAATGGGAAAACCAACTGATATTAAGGTGTTTTCCAATTCAGATTTGCACATTCAAATCCTGAATTATCGCCAAGAGCCAGTTATCACTAAAGTCTCAATAATTGATGGTTATTTATCAGGTATTGCTTGCGAAGTCAAAACCATAACTACTAATGATGTTCCTGCTTTTGCTCAGGGCATTA from Nostoc commune NIES-4072 includes:
- the cysK gene encoding cysteine synthase A yields the protein MRIAQDITELIGRTPLVQLNKIPQAEGVVARIVVKLEGMNPAASVKDRIGLSMVLSAEAAGSISPGKTILVEPTSGNTGIALAMVAAARGYRLILTMPETMSQERRAMLRAYGASLELTPGVEGMRGAIRKAEEIVANTPDAFMLQQFRNPANPKVHQETTAEEIWTDTDGEVDIVIAGVGTGGTITGVAEVLKQRKKTFKAIAVEPSNSPVLSGGEAGPHKIQGIGAGFIPDVLRLELVDEVIRVSDEQAIAYGRRLAKEEGLLSGISSGAALCAAIQVGKRPENAGRLIVMIQPSFGERYLSTPMFQDLSLETASVR
- a CDS encoding vanadium-dependent haloperoxidase translates to MRNSFFLKSASAISLLVFTAIPAAHAQVPNQPDNVRFNPKDTFTNPQFPTILDDSQIVAPTAPNWVIPQNPVRKFDKFILPPPPSNTSAQTADELRELNQLAATRTNPNTIKVISRWNFDPPASNYNYYFDHLVQLYKYSPPLAARCSAMLNEGIYAGLLAAWYNKFMYLRPRPDQVTNYTFQAANPIMPTPYHPAYPSGHSTSAGVFMAVGPACFPEEPVENFVALGREASLSRRQGGVHYYSDSVAGEALGYTIGSAVVRGYRDDASPLGGNTAASVYSRPPSFNSNGTATTTLVQKKATITVGPQLSSDPGNPGKQRIILAPIRPNGQFSNAPVVQNSPNSLFNIPASSTTQLGPVAPTTVNPTGTGNNAPATFSDPNPAPSFFIINDSGPLAPLNQVDSAPSNK